Proteins from a single region of Caloramator sp. E03:
- a CDS encoding IS6 family transposase, which yields MCKSLNKISCPRCHSQNLYRFGKDKAGNQKYQCKDCRRQFTLEDYKGKKNRVLRGYPRCPVCGSGTYLHHDYEYYSHYTCNSKKCGHSIYVAKPINIPSASCELIKGKTDFKRMRFPLFLILTALNLYYLNGSSTRRISQFFKLTYNVKVSHVTIASWCKKFAPIFLSIANKLTENLDLSASDEWHADETVVFINGKKHYLWLIIDSETRMVLGFNLSPSRDASQAFSLFKSASKFGCPSAIVTDRLGSYNLATKTIFNSSKHIKVQSFKDDISNNLLEAFNDTFKDWYKRKRGFKSFESANTLIAMFIFHYNFLRPHYSLNNLTPAQVAGILVDEKNINNWLLSA from the coding sequence ATGTGCAAGTCATTGAATAAAATTTCATGTCCAAGATGCCATAGTCAAAATCTCTATCGCTTTGGGAAAGACAAAGCAGGTAATCAAAAATATCAATGTAAAGACTGTAGACGTCAGTTTACTCTTGAAGATTATAAGGGTAAGAAAAATCGTGTATTGAGAGGGTATCCTCGTTGTCCTGTTTGTGGTAGTGGTACTTATTTGCACCATGATTATGAGTACTATTCCCATTATACTTGCAACTCTAAAAAATGTGGTCATTCTATTTATGTTGCAAAACCTATTAATATACCCTCTGCATCTTGTGAATTAATTAAAGGAAAGACAGATTTTAAAAGAATGAGATTTCCATTATTTTTAATTCTTACTGCACTTAACCTCTATTATCTAAATGGTTCTTCAACAAGAAGAATATCTCAATTTTTTAAACTAACCTACAATGTCAAAGTTTCTCATGTAACTATTGCATCTTGGTGCAAAAAATTTGCTCCAATTTTTCTAAGTATAGCTAATAAACTTACTGAAAATCTTGATTTAAGTGCATCTGATGAATGGCATGCCGACGAAACTGTCGTTTTTATTAATGGTAAAAAACATTATCTTTGGTTAATTATAGATTCAGAAACCAGAATGGTTCTTGGTTTTAATTTATCTCCTTCAAGAGATGCTTCTCAAGCTTTTTCCTTGTTTAAATCTGCAAGTAAGTTTGGATGTCCATCGGCTATTGTGACCGATAGATTAGGCTCATATAATCTTGCTACTAAAACTATTTTTAATTCTTCAAAACACATAAAAGTTCAATCATTTAAAGATGATATATCCAACAACTTGCTAGAAGCTTTTAATGATACATTTAAAGACTGGTATAAACGTAAAAGAGGTTTTAAATCATTTGAAAGTGCAAACACTCTAATAGCAATGTTTATTTTCCATTATAATTTTTTAAGACCTCACTATTCTTTAAACAATCTAACTCCTGCACAAGTTGCTGGTATTTTAGTTGATGAAAAAAATATTAATAACTGGCTTCTGTCTGCTTAA
- a CDS encoding DMT family transporter — MKKGYIYIFLSAFIFSTMEIVSKLISNKISPYELTFIRFLIGGLILLPFSIKEIKNKKIKIDFKSFLYFAFTGFLCVSISMIFFQLAIIYTKASTVAVIFSTNPIFTLPFAYFILKEKFNIKTILSMVLCIIGVIIIFNPFSINPDIIGIILSLFAAIAFSLYSVIGRLKIDTYGSTTLTCFSFLIGDILLLILLLIFKVPIREISSDIIPHIIYLGIIVTGLGYLLYFAAIKETSVVISSIVFFIKPALAPILSFILLKEEIPLNTIIGIGFILIGAYIMILSKKKAYIKS; from the coding sequence ATGAAAAAAGGATATATTTATATATTTTTATCTGCCTTTATTTTCAGCACTATGGAAATAGTATCTAAATTAATTTCTAATAAAATTAGCCCTTATGAACTTACCTTTATAAGATTTTTAATTGGAGGATTAATACTCTTACCTTTTTCAATAAAAGAAATTAAAAATAAGAAAATAAAAATAGATTTTAAAAGTTTTTTATATTTTGCATTTACTGGTTTTTTGTGTGTTTCAATTTCAATGATATTTTTTCAATTAGCAATAATATATACTAAAGCTTCAACTGTTGCTGTAATTTTTAGTACAAACCCCATATTTACTTTACCTTTTGCATATTTTATTTTAAAAGAAAAGTTCAATATTAAAACAATATTATCTATGGTACTATGCATAATAGGGGTAATAATAATATTTAATCCCTTTAGCATAAATCCAGATATAATAGGAATTATATTATCTTTATTTGCAGCTATCGCATTTTCCTTATATAGTGTAATAGGAAGATTAAAAATAGATACATACGGTAGCACAACTTTAACATGTTTTTCATTTTTAATAGGAGATATCCTACTTCTTATTTTGTTATTAATTTTTAAAGTACCTATTAGAGAAATATCAAGTGATATTATTCCTCACATTATATATCTTGGTATTATTGTTACTGGCTTAGGATATCTACTATATTTTGCTGCAATTAAGGAAACTTCTGTTGTGATATCTTCCATAGTATTCTTTATAAAGCCTGCATTAGCTCCAATCTTATCTTTCATATTACTAAAAGAAGAAATACCTCTAAACACTATAATAGGTATTGGATTTATATTAATTGGTGCCTATATTATGATATTATCAAAGAAAAAAGCCTATATAAAATCATAG
- a CDS encoding UPF0182 family membrane protein has translation MKKGVVKFFICLIILITIILSFSNFIIDIQWFSEVGYLNVFLTSFKAKIIIFIPTFLSLFILIATYTIYLKNSYTNIESIVYDKIKNKRLNRLFVLISLIISFFISLAFTGAFWYEILEFLNGKDFGYKDPIFKLDASFYVFKLPLIEGILSILITVIILLIIITLVFYSIIKAKEGIVGLKGFIDIRNSILTRFIGKQLAIFGAIFLLLLSAYFYIKGLNLVYSPRGVAFGASYTDVHVSLPMYKIISIFCIISSIVIAFCIIKKKVKIIIATAVFIVSLIIFEALLSGIVEKFIVSPNARDKEMPYLTYNIDATRIAFNLNNLIEKDFSVTNSLTQKDLDDYKDTIENIRVAEFSQVLDVYNQIQAIRNYYRFNDVDIDRYNIDGKIRQIFISARELDNSNREQKFQTWQNKHLFYTHGYGAVASFTNVVNVSGLPDFILKDIPSTGMLKIDKPQIYFGEINNDYIIVDAKSNEIDYPSGNDNKETRYDGRAGIYLNPLNRMLFAVNQWSLNFLLSNDITSKSRVILNRNIVNRVKKIAPFINYDNDPYLVLSEGRLYWIIDGYTSTNRFPYSEPYNGVNYIRNSIKTVVDAYNGDVDFYISDKNDAIAQTIGSIYSGIFKDFNEMPEDLKRHIRYSEDVFLIQASVFEKYHIKNPITFYNSEDLWSIAKYKDKNGQDVNVDTVYQIMRLPGEDREEFLLTIPFTVAKKENMVSILAARMDKNLSQLVLVRFPKDKAVYGPQQFNSKLNTDTTISSARTLWGQQGSEVVLGETNIIPIKNSIIYVRPLYIRAQSGKSLPELKKIIVGYGDRIIMEDNIQQAFLKLFNTNITEPSVVTPTEEGDAKSFAKQAEDIFNKMKESQRNGDWAAYGEYLKQLEDIINKLNNVVK, from the coding sequence ATGAAAAAAGGTGTAGTTAAATTTTTTATTTGTTTAATTATACTAATTACAATTATACTCTCTTTTTCAAATTTTATTATTGATATTCAATGGTTTTCAGAGGTTGGGTATTTAAATGTATTTTTAACATCTTTTAAGGCAAAGATTATTATATTCATACCTACTTTTTTATCTTTATTTATTTTAATTGCGACATATACGATATATCTTAAAAACAGCTATACAAATATAGAGTCAATTGTTTATGATAAGATTAAAAATAAAAGATTAAATAGACTATTTGTATTAATCTCTTTAATTATATCATTTTTTATATCCTTAGCTTTTACAGGAGCTTTTTGGTATGAGATACTTGAATTTTTAAATGGTAAGGATTTTGGCTATAAAGATCCTATCTTCAAACTTGATGCTTCTTTTTATGTTTTCAAACTACCATTGATTGAAGGAATTTTAAGCATTTTAATAACTGTAATTATTCTTTTAATCATCATAACTTTAGTATTTTATTCTATAATAAAGGCAAAGGAAGGTATAGTGGGTTTAAAAGGGTTTATAGATATTAGAAATAGTATACTTACAAGGTTTATAGGAAAGCAGCTTGCTATATTTGGAGCGATTTTTCTTTTGCTCTTGTCAGCTTATTTTTATATAAAAGGGTTAAACCTTGTATACTCACCAAGGGGTGTTGCTTTTGGAGCAAGTTATACTGATGTTCATGTTTCTCTTCCTATGTATAAGATAATATCAATATTTTGTATTATATCTTCAATTGTAATAGCCTTTTGCATAATTAAAAAGAAAGTAAAAATAATAATTGCTACGGCTGTGTTTATAGTGTCTTTAATAATATTTGAAGCTTTACTTTCAGGTATAGTTGAAAAATTTATAGTATCTCCCAATGCAAGGGACAAGGAGATGCCTTATCTTACTTATAATATAGATGCAACACGAATTGCATTTAACCTTAACAACCTAATTGAAAAGGATTTTTCAGTAACTAATTCTCTAACGCAAAAGGATTTAGATGATTATAAAGATACCATTGAAAATATAAGGGTAGCAGAGTTTTCACAGGTACTTGATGTATATAATCAAATACAGGCAATTAGAAATTATTATAGGTTTAATGATGTAGACATAGATAGATATAATATAGACGGTAAAATAAGGCAGATATTTATTTCTGCAAGGGAACTTGATAATTCAAACAGAGAGCAAAAATTTCAAACATGGCAAAACAAACATCTTTTTTATACCCATGGTTATGGTGCTGTTGCATCCTTTACTAATGTTGTTAATGTATCAGGGCTTCCTGATTTTATATTAAAGGATATACCTTCTACAGGTATGCTAAAAATTGATAAGCCACAAATATATTTTGGAGAGATAAACAATGATTATATAATAGTTGATGCAAAGAGTAATGAAATTGACTATCCTTCAGGAAATGATAATAAAGAAACAAGATATGATGGAAGAGCAGGAATATATCTAAATCCTTTAAATAGGATGCTATTTGCAGTAAATCAATGGAGCTTAAATTTTCTATTATCAAATGATATCACATCTAAAAGCAGGGTAATATTAAATAGAAATATAGTAAACAGGGTTAAAAAGATTGCTCCATTTATAAACTATGATAATGATCCTTATCTTGTATTATCGGAGGGAAGGCTTTATTGGATTATTGATGGATATACATCAACTAATAGATTTCCATATTCAGAACCCTATAATGGAGTTAACTATATAAGGAATTCTATAAAGACTGTTGTAGATGCATATAATGGAGATGTTGATTTTTATATATCAGATAAAAATGATGCAATAGCACAAACGATTGGTTCTATATATTCAGGAATTTTTAAAGATTTTAATGAAATGCCTGAAGATTTAAAGAGGCATATAAGATATTCAGAGGATGTATTTTTAATTCAAGCAAGTGTTTTTGAAAAATATCATATAAAAAATCCTATAACTTTCTATAATAGTGAAGATCTATGGAGTATTGCAAAATATAAAGATAAAAATGGTCAGGATGTAAATGTTGATACGGTTTATCAGATAATGAGGCTTCCAGGGGAAGATAGAGAAGAGTTCCTTTTAACAATACCTTTTACTGTTGCAAAAAAGGAAAATATGGTATCCATTCTTGCCGCAAGAATGGATAAGAATTTATCTCAACTTGTTCTTGTAAGATTTCCTAAAGATAAGGCTGTTTATGGCCCACAACAGTTTAATTCTAAGCTGAATACAGATACAACAATATCCAGTGCAAGAACTCTTTGGGGACAGCAAGGATCAGAGGTTGTGCTTGGAGAAACAAACATAATACCTATAAAAAATTCTATAATCTATGTAAGACCTCTTTATATAAGGGCACAGTCAGGAAAGAGCCTTCCTGAACTTAAAAAGATTATAGTTGGATATGGTGATAGGATTATTATGGAAGATAATATTCAGCAGGCTTTCTTAAAACTTTTTAATACAAATATTACTGAACCTTCTGTTGTAACTCCTACAGAAGAAGGTGATGCAAAATCCTTTGCTAAACAGGCTGAAGATATATTTAATAAAATGAAAGAATCTCAAAGGAATGGCGATTGGGCAGCCTATGGAGAGTATTTAAAGCAGCTTGAAGATATTATAAATAAGCTCAATAATGTAGTAAAATAG
- a CDS encoding transcription repressor NadR: MRGEERRNYILSLLKDAKEPVKGGELSNRLKVSRQVIVQDIALLRAEGADIISTPQGYLLLQNAKNTVRRIIAVKHEEKDIEDELKTIVCMGGKVLDVTIEHKIYGEITGRLMLKSMYDVDEFMEKLKSNKSKPLSYLTDGVHIHTIEADNEEIMDRIIDVLKLKGYIIPSEV; encoded by the coding sequence GTGAGAGGAGAAGAGAGAAGAAATTATATATTATCTTTATTAAAGGATGCTAAAGAGCCTGTAAAAGGAGGAGAGCTTTCAAACAGGTTAAAAGTTAGTAGACAGGTAATTGTTCAGGATATAGCACTTTTAAGGGCAGAAGGTGCAGATATAATTTCAACTCCTCAAGGATATCTTCTTTTACAAAATGCTAAAAATACTGTAAGAAGAATAATTGCAGTGAAGCATGAAGAAAAGGATATAGAGGATGAACTTAAAACTATAGTATGTATGGGTGGAAAAGTTTTGGACGTTACAATAGAACATAAAATATATGGAGAAATTACTGGCAGGCTTATGTTAAAATCCATGTATGATGTAGATGAATTTATGGAGAAGTTAAAGAGCAATAAATCAAAGCCATTATCTTACCTAACTGATGGAGTTCACATTCATACTATTGAGGCAGATAATGAAGAAATTATGGACAGGATAATAGATGTTCTAAAATTAAAGGGATATATAATTCCTTCGGAGGTTTAA
- a CDS encoding GerMN domain-containing protein yields MRKIFLAILLLAVFFNFSSCRTTPKISKPSTESVKTKVEDKKNKVNIILYFPSKEANTLIPISTKATFNSSLERTIVEEFLKEPVSKDVSYIIPKGTKLLSILKKEDTIILDLSKEFSTISTDNSLLLNSTIYSIVNSLTEIPGVKNVLIKVEGNTPSIGNLSFTSPFKRNRSLIKRDKTSNPSQILKKQMDLEAEGKYLEAYLLYSDDENNTYRKYFDYYVKENEEAAAQGFISKNFTVGDYTIDSTGKHALVKVIFNDTGRELKIGMVKIDDAWLVDWTPPQ; encoded by the coding sequence ATGAGAAAGATATTTTTGGCTATTCTTCTTCTTGCTGTTTTTTTTAATTTTTCAAGCTGTAGAACTACCCCTAAAATTTCTAAACCATCTACAGAGTCTGTAAAAACAAAAGTTGAAGATAAGAAAAACAAAGTTAATATAATATTATATTTTCCTTCTAAAGAGGCAAATACCCTTATTCCAATTTCCACTAAAGCAACCTTTAATAGCTCTTTAGAAAGAACAATTGTTGAAGAGTTTTTAAAGGAACCTGTTTCAAAGGATGTTTCATATATAATTCCCAAAGGAACAAAGCTTTTGTCTATACTGAAAAAAGAAGATACAATTATATTAGATCTTTCTAAGGAATTTAGTACTATTAGTACAGATAACTCTCTTCTTTTAAATAGTACTATTTATTCAATTGTAAATTCTTTAACTGAAATACCAGGTGTAAAGAATGTGTTGATAAAGGTAGAAGGTAATACTCCAAGTATAGGGAATTTATCCTTTACATCTCCTTTCAAAAGAAATAGAAGTCTAATTAAAAGGGATAAAACTTCAAATCCAAGTCAAATATTAAAAAAGCAGATGGATTTAGAAGCTGAAGGCAAGTATCTTGAGGCTTATCTTCTTTATTCTGATGATGAGAACAATACCTATAGAAAGTATTTTGATTATTATGTAAAAGAAAATGAAGAAGCAGCAGCTCAAGGATTTATATCTAAGAATTTTACCGTTGGAGATTATACTATTGATAGCACTGGAAAACATGCCTTGGTTAAAGTAATTTTTAATGATACTGGAAGGGAACTTAAGATTGGAATGGTTAAAATTGATGATGCGTGGTTGGTAGATTGGACTCCTCCACAATAA
- a CDS encoding sensor histidine kinase, protein MVIIIKDKAFKEAFRIKIFLSYSVLIIFFLVIINITTNYILRKTYFASFKNELMERAKGISTLITSYGNFIYINSGIIDNAKKSGTRVIIVDKNKTVVFDTSNLLCGFKFGNLDEVETAFKGVENWGKHTTESEDLLYISCPVFNNSNTILGAVLLIHSLNGVYDTVKKVQTHFIIASFFILILGLMLSYIKASAMTQPLEDVIEAIEEIAKGETNKKVYVKGNDEIARLCYVFNNMNEKLNKMDETRRQFIADASHELKSPLASIKVLVQSLLSGGIEDKNISIEFLESINNEVDRLTAIVNNLLELAKLESDKTIVTNSFIEFDILDLCNDVVKKLIPLAKLKNIDIRLKLESIVVEGNRDNIFRAMYNILENAIKYSKENSFIDLWVNKEDMVKINIKDYGIGIPNEEIEHIFKRFYRVDKTRDRKTGGCGLGLSIAYDIIKLHKGDIRVYSKVGEGSLFVITLPYKQN, encoded by the coding sequence TTGGTTATTATTATAAAGGATAAAGCTTTTAAAGAAGCCTTTAGAATTAAGATATTTTTATCTTATTCAGTACTTATTATATTTTTTCTTGTTATTATAAATATTACAACTAATTATATTTTAAGAAAAACATATTTTGCATCATTTAAAAATGAGCTCATGGAGCGAGCTAAAGGCATATCAACCCTAATTACAAGTTATGGTAATTTTATTTATATCAATAGTGGAATTATAGATAATGCAAAAAAGTCAGGAACAAGAGTTATAATAGTTGATAAAAATAAAACTGTTGTATTTGATACATCTAATTTGTTGTGTGGTTTTAAATTCGGAAATTTAGATGAAGTTGAAACAGCATTTAAAGGTGTTGAAAACTGGGGTAAGCATACTACAGAAAGTGAGGACTTATTATACATTTCCTGTCCTGTTTTTAATAATAGTAATACTATTTTAGGAGCAGTCCTATTAATACACTCATTAAATGGTGTTTATGATACTGTTAAAAAAGTCCAAACTCATTTTATTATTGCTTCTTTTTTTATACTTATACTTGGATTAATGTTAAGTTATATTAAAGCATCTGCCATGACTCAACCTCTTGAAGATGTAATAGAGGCAATTGAAGAGATAGCTAAAGGTGAAACTAACAAAAAAGTTTATGTAAAGGGAAATGATGAAATAGCAAGGCTTTGTTATGTATTTAATAATATGAATGAAAAGCTCAATAAGATGGATGAAACGAGGAGGCAGTTTATAGCAGATGCATCTCACGAGTTAAAATCTCCTCTTGCAAGTATTAAGGTTTTAGTTCAATCTCTCCTATCAGGTGGAATTGAAGATAAAAATATATCGATAGAGTTTCTTGAGAGTATAAATAATGAGGTAGACAGGCTAACTGCAATAGTTAATAACCTTTTAGAACTTGCAAAGCTTGAAAGTGATAAAACTATTGTTACTAATTCTTTTATTGAATTTGATATATTAGATTTATGCAATGATGTTGTTAAAAAACTAATTCCTTTAGCAAAGCTTAAAAATATTGATATACGTTTAAAATTAGAAAGCATTGTTGTTGAAGGTAATAGGGATAATATTTTTAGAGCCATGTATAATATACTTGAAAATGCTATAAAATATTCAAAGGAGAATAGTTTTATAGATTTATGGGTTAATAAAGAGGATATGGTTAAAATAAATATAAAGGATTATGGTATAGGTATACCAAACGAGGAAATAGAACATATATTTAAAAGATTTTATAGAGTTGATAAGACAAGGGATAGGAAGACTGGAGGATGTGGTCTTGGGCTTTCTATTGCTTATGATATTATAAAACTACATAAAGGGGATATAAGGGTTTACAGCAAGGTGGGTGAAGGTAGTCTTTTTGTTATAACTCTTCCTTATAAACAAAATTAA